One genomic segment of Propionispora vibrioides includes these proteins:
- a CDS encoding sugar phosphate isomerase/epimerase family protein, with translation MKIGLNSAILADLNFEEVINYASENGFSCVEMMCWPVGKAERRYAGVTHIDVSDMDVEKAGYINSYAKSKKVEISALGYYPNPLDPDKEKRQFYIEHIMKIITAASILGVDTVTTFIGRDKDKTIEENLIIFESVWTPIIQYAEENNVRIAIENCPMLFTNNEWPGGLNLATTPRIWRKMFELIPNANFGLNYDPSHFVWQQMDYIKPIYEFKDRIFHVHIKDIKVYKDKLDDVGIMAVPLQYISPKLPGLGDVNWGKYISALTDIKYKGAVCLEIEDKTFEDSLESIKKAITISRNYTNQFLL, from the coding sequence ATGAAAATTGGATTAAACAGTGCTATTTTGGCAGATTTAAATTTTGAAGAAGTAATAAATTATGCAAGTGAAAATGGTTTTTCCTGTGTAGAAATGATGTGTTGGCCAGTAGGTAAGGCTGAAAGGCGATATGCAGGAGTAACACACATTGATGTATCAGATATGGATGTAGAAAAAGCCGGATACATTAATAGTTATGCAAAATCCAAGAAGGTTGAAATTTCAGCCTTAGGATATTATCCTAATCCATTAGATCCAGATAAAGAGAAGAGACAGTTTTACATAGAGCATATTATGAAGATCATTACCGCTGCGAGTATCTTGGGGGTAGATACTGTCACTACTTTTATTGGTAGAGATAAAGATAAGACTATAGAGGAGAATCTTATAATATTTGAGAGCGTTTGGACTCCCATAATTCAGTATGCTGAAGAAAATAATGTGAGAATTGCGATAGAAAATTGCCCGATGTTATTCACAAATAATGAATGGCCAGGAGGATTAAACCTTGCAACAACTCCAAGAATTTGGAGAAAAATGTTTGAGTTAATACCAAATGCTAACTTTGGGTTAAACTACGATCCATCACACTTCGTTTGGCAGCAAATGGACTATATAAAACCTATATATGAGTTTAAAGATAGAATTTTCCACGTACACATTAAAGATATAAAGGTATATAAAGATAAACTTGATGACGTAGGAATTATGGCTGTACCACTGCAATATATTTCGCCTAAATTACCAGGTCTTGGCGATGTAAATTGGGGTAAATATATTTCTGCGTTAACAGATATTAAATATAAAGGGGCAGTATGCCTTGAAATTGAAGACAAAACTTTTGAAGATTCTTTAGAATCAATAAAAAAAGCAATAACAATAAGTAGAAATTATACGAATCAGTTTCTTCTATAA
- a CDS encoding beta-glucoside-specific PTS transporter subunit IIABC has translation MTNQELAKEILKNVGSESNINSLIHCVTRLRFNLKDNEKVNKNSIEDLDGVLCVVESGGQFQVVIGNTVGNVYQEFIKLTGLVDENREISKEVTDSSRIGYKALDLISAIFAPVLGILASVSLLKGLLAIAVYLGYISTNSSTYQILHAVEDSVLYFMPILIAFTAAKKFGANEFIALALGATLVYPGINLIGKNVGSDFWGIPVKGIDYSFTFIPIVIAIFILAKFEKLLNKVMNENLKFFFTPLICLIIMAPLTFIVIGPISTIITRIIGMGYNFVYNLSPMLLGGVVGASWQALVIRGIHWGVMPIVINNLSLYGADTFLALAISASLGQGGAVLGVLLKTKDKTVRKVAISTIPTGLLGITEPSIYGITLKYKIPFICASIGGAVGGAIAGYSGSATMGYIIPGFLTLPVYFGKGFEGLLIAVVTSYILAAVLSFITFKDQEEVTNSVIENSINNEAKENTGKTIKTEIIQSPLAGEVKSLEEVPDEVFAAGVLGKGLAINPSEGKVIAPVNGTVATLFPTGHAIGLITEKGTEILIHIGIDTVKLNGQYFSTTVKQGDTIKKGQVLIEFDMVKIKKAGYLLITPIIITNFQQYSEISISKEGKISYQEDLITLVV, from the coding sequence ATGACAAATCAAGAATTGGCAAAGGAGATACTTAAAAATGTAGGAAGTGAAAGCAATATCAATTCATTGATCCATTGTGTTACCAGACTAAGATTTAATTTAAAAGATAATGAAAAGGTGAATAAAAATAGTATAGAAGATCTTGATGGCGTGTTGTGTGTTGTCGAAAGTGGAGGACAATTTCAAGTTGTAATTGGAAATACGGTTGGTAATGTTTATCAAGAATTTATAAAACTAACTGGTCTTGTAGATGAAAACAGAGAAATAAGTAAAGAAGTGACGGACAGCAGTAGGATAGGTTATAAAGCTCTTGATTTAATATCAGCCATATTTGCACCTGTTTTAGGTATATTGGCAAGTGTTAGTCTTCTTAAAGGGCTGTTGGCAATAGCTGTATATTTAGGCTATATATCAACCAACAGTAGTACCTATCAGATTTTACATGCAGTAGAGGATAGTGTGCTTTACTTTATGCCTATATTAATAGCTTTCACTGCAGCAAAGAAATTTGGCGCAAATGAGTTTATCGCACTGGCCTTAGGAGCGACCTTGGTTTACCCTGGAATTAATTTGATTGGTAAAAATGTGGGCAGTGATTTTTGGGGAATTCCTGTTAAAGGGATAGACTATTCCTTTACTTTTATTCCGATAGTCATAGCAATATTTATATTAGCGAAATTTGAAAAGTTGTTAAACAAAGTAATGAATGAAAATTTGAAGTTTTTTTTTACACCTTTAATTTGTTTGATCATAATGGCACCACTAACGTTTATAGTAATTGGTCCTATATCAACAATCATAACTAGAATAATAGGTATGGGATATAATTTCGTATATAATCTAAGCCCCATGTTATTAGGCGGTGTAGTAGGCGCTTCTTGGCAGGCATTGGTTATTAGGGGGATTCATTGGGGTGTTATGCCAATAGTTATAAACAATCTGTCGTTATATGGAGCAGATACTTTTTTGGCACTTGCCATATCTGCGAGTTTAGGTCAAGGCGGTGCAGTGTTAGGGGTATTATTAAAAACTAAAGATAAGACAGTTAGAAAGGTTGCTATATCTACCATACCAACAGGGCTATTAGGTATTACTGAGCCAAGTATATATGGGATAACGTTAAAATATAAAATACCATTTATCTGTGCATCAATCGGAGGAGCAGTGGGAGGAGCAATTGCAGGATATTCAGGCAGCGCAACTATGGGATATATTATTCCAGGATTCCTAACTTTACCGGTATATTTTGGAAAAGGTTTTGAAGGGTTATTGATAGCGGTAGTTACATCCTATATATTGGCCGCGGTATTATCTTTTATAACTTTTAAAGATCAAGAAGAAGTGACTAACAGTGTAATAGAAAATAGTATAAATAATGAAGCTAAGGAAAACACCGGGAAAACAATTAAAACAGAGATTATCCAAAGTCCTCTTGCCGGCGAAGTTAAGTCTTTGGAAGAGGTACCGGACGAAGTTTTTGCTGCCGGTGTTCTTGGGAAGGGCCTTGCCATCAACCCCAGTGAGGGGAAAGTCATAGCGCCGGTCAACGGTACAGTTGCAACACTTTTTCCCACAGGCCATGCTATTGGGCTTATTACGGAAAAAGGAACGGAAATTTTGATCCACATAGGTATTGATACCGTTAAATTAAATGGACAGTACTTTAGTACAACGGTAAAACAAGGAGATACCATAAAAAAAGGACAAGTTCTTATCGAATTTGATATGGTCAAGATTAAGAAGGCTGGATATTTGCTCATTACTCCTATCATCATTACTAATTTCCAACAGTATTCAGAGATTAGTATAAGCAAAGAAGGTAAAATTTCTTATCAAGAAGATCTCATCACTTTAGTTGTATAG
- a CDS encoding ATP-binding protein yields the protein VSGRDLLEVVEDRFGYRSTVISGQLPVREWHGLFEDSTIADAVLDRLVHNSYRFELSGPSKRNPNEP from the coding sequence CGGTCTCCGGACGGGACTTGCTTGAAGTGGTGGAAGACAGATTTGGATATCGATCCACCGTCATCTCCGGGCAACTTCCGGTCCGAGAGTGGCATGGGCTGTTTGAAGACAGTACAATTGCCGATGCCGTGCTTGATCGGCTCGTTCACAACTCCTATCGTTTCGAACTTTCCGGGCCATCGAAGCGTAACCCGAATGAGCCCTAG